A region from the Kryptolebias marmoratus isolate JLee-2015 linkage group LG9, ASM164957v2, whole genome shotgun sequence genome encodes:
- the lbx2 gene encoding transcription factor LBX2 — MTSSKDMKAGSVLQSSGEERRRAPLDQLPPPANSNKPLTPFSIEDILNKPSVKKSAASICPPRVLEKVTGSNSARNGITTPSSPLCALEELASKTFKGLEVSVIQAAEGREHVNAFGQRQTSKKRRKSRTAFTNHQIYELEKRFLYQKYLSPADRDQIAQQLGLSNAQVITWFQNRRAKLKRDLEEMKADVESLKKITPQTLQKLVSMENIEDPQGGGGPGARTPSISPTSQGHRAFPQSPSSSRDQTTDEFSEDDEEIEVDD, encoded by the exons ATGACCTCAAGTAAAGACATGAAGGCAGGGTCTGTGTTGCAGTCCAGCGGCGAGGAGAGGAGACGAGCTCCCCTGGACCAGCTGCCGCCGCCCGCCAACTCCAACAAGCCGCTGACGCCGTTCAGCATCGAGGATATTCTAAACAAACCCTCCGTGAAGAAGTCCGCCGCCAGCATCTGTCCGCCCAGGGTTCTGGAGAAAGTTACGGGCTCCAACTCGGCGAGGAACGGGATCACCACTCCGTCATCCCCGCTGTGCgcgctggaggagctggccagCAAAACGTTCAAGGGGCTGGAGGTCAGCGTCATCCAGGCGGCAGAAG GTCGGGAGCACGTGAACGCCTTCGGACAGAGGCAGACGtcgaagaagaggaggaagtcGCGGACGGCCTTCACGAACCACCAGATCTACGAGCTGGAGAAGAGGTTTTTGTACCAGAAGTACCTCTCTCCGGCCGACCGCGACCAAATCGCGCAGCAGCTGGGACTGTCCAACGCGCAGGTCATCACCTGGTTCCAGAACCGCAGGGCCAAACTCAAGCGGGACCTGGAGGAGATGAAGGCGGACGTTGAGTCGCTAAAGAAAATCACCCCACAGACCCTGCAGAAGCTCGTCAGCATGGAGAACATTGAGGACCCGCAGGGCGGAGGGGGGCCCGGGGCCAGAACGCCCAGTATCTCCCCGACCTCCCAGGGACACCGAGCCTTCCCACAGTCCCCCTCCTCGTCCAGAGACCAAACCACGGATGAGTTCTCGGAGGACGACGAGGAGATTGAGGTGGATGATTAA
- the pcgf1 gene encoding polycomb group RING finger protein 1 isoform X2: MAEQGPMAIAMRLRNQLQSVYKLDPLRNEEEVKLKIKDLNEHIVCYLCAGYFIDATTITECLHTFCKSCIVKYLQTSKYCPMCNIKIHETQPLLNLKLDRVMQDIVYKLVPGLQESEDKRIKEFYQSRGLERVIQPAGDDVSDGTGLPFTSFDHSKAHFYRYDEQVSLCLERLSSSLAGKDKTKLTLQKFVRCSVRAEVRHLRKVLCHRLNVEKHQVQMLFNNESLPDHMTMKRLWLSHWFGKAQPLVLHYTIKDKRSR, translated from the exons ATGGCGGAGCAAGGTCCGATGGCTATAGCGATGCGGCTACGAAATCAGCTTCAGTCCGTCTACAAACTGGACCCGCTGAGGAACGAG gaGGAAGTCAAGTTGAAGATCAAGGACCTGAATGAACACATCGTCTGCTACCTCTGCGCAGGTTACTTTATAGATGCAACGACAATTACAGAATGTTTACACACTT TCTGTAAAAGCTGCATTGTGAAATACCTGCAAACCAGCAAATACTGTCCCATGTGCAACATCAAGATCCACGAAACTCAGCCGTTACTCAACCTCAAACTGGATCGAGTCATGCAGGACATCGTGTACAAACTAGTGCCTGGTCTTCAGGAAA GTGAAGACAAAAGAATTAAAGAATTTTATCAGTCAAGAGGGCTAGAAAGAGTCATCCAACCAGCTGGAGACG aTGTGTCTGATGGTACAGGTTTACCGTTCACAAGTTTCGACCACTCTAAAGCTCACTTCTACAGATACGATGAGCAGGTTTCGCTGTGTTTAGAAAGGCTCAG TTCATCGCTTGCAGggaaagataaaacaaaacttactcTGCAG aagttTGTACGGTGTTCTGTGCGGGCGGAGGTCAGACATCTACGGAAAGTGCTTTGTCACAGactaaatgtggaaaaacaccAG GTGCAGATGTTGTTTAATAACGAGTCTCTGCCTGATCACATGACAATGAAACGGTTATGGCTCTCACACTGGTTTGGAAAG GCTCAGCCGTTAGTTCTTCACTACACCATCAAGGACAAACGGAGCAGATAG
- the pcgf1 gene encoding polycomb group RING finger protein 1 isoform X1 yields MAEQGPMAIAMRLRNQLQSVYKLDPLRNEEEVKLKIKDLNEHIVCYLCAGYFIDATTITECLHTFCKSCIVKYLQTSKYCPMCNIKIHETQPLLNLKLDRVMQDIVYKLVPGLQESEDKRIKEFYQSRGLERVIQPAGDDVSDGTGLPFTSFDHSKAHFYRYDEQVSLCLERLSSSLAGKDKTKLTLQQKFVRCSVRAEVRHLRKVLCHRLNVEKHQVQMLFNNESLPDHMTMKRLWLSHWFGKAQPLVLHYTIKDKRSR; encoded by the exons ATGGCGGAGCAAGGTCCGATGGCTATAGCGATGCGGCTACGAAATCAGCTTCAGTCCGTCTACAAACTGGACCCGCTGAGGAACGAG gaGGAAGTCAAGTTGAAGATCAAGGACCTGAATGAACACATCGTCTGCTACCTCTGCGCAGGTTACTTTATAGATGCAACGACAATTACAGAATGTTTACACACTT TCTGTAAAAGCTGCATTGTGAAATACCTGCAAACCAGCAAATACTGTCCCATGTGCAACATCAAGATCCACGAAACTCAGCCGTTACTCAACCTCAAACTGGATCGAGTCATGCAGGACATCGTGTACAAACTAGTGCCTGGTCTTCAGGAAA GTGAAGACAAAAGAATTAAAGAATTTTATCAGTCAAGAGGGCTAGAAAGAGTCATCCAACCAGCTGGAGACG aTGTGTCTGATGGTACAGGTTTACCGTTCACAAGTTTCGACCACTCTAAAGCTCACTTCTACAGATACGATGAGCAGGTTTCGCTGTGTTTAGAAAGGCTCAG TTCATCGCTTGCAGggaaagataaaacaaaacttactcTGCAG cagaagttTGTACGGTGTTCTGTGCGGGCGGAGGTCAGACATCTACGGAAAGTGCTTTGTCACAGactaaatgtggaaaaacaccAG GTGCAGATGTTGTTTAATAACGAGTCTCTGCCTGATCACATGACAATGAAACGGTTATGGCTCTCACACTGGTTTGGAAAG GCTCAGCCGTTAGTTCTTCACTACACCATCAAGGACAAACGGAGCAGATAG